A single window of Flavobacterium aestivum DNA harbors:
- a CDS encoding Crp/Fnr family transcriptional regulator, with protein MIEDFKTDNSEWDKFKHLFNRQEVSAKTILLKEGEVSKKAFYIEKGCIRIWFNNNGKDITFQFFFEGEGVSSIESFRTNQPSMFTIECIEPCIIHSISKKDFQTILDTSLVIKQEIEEHTFQRLVFYQRLFLSRIKDSPEKRYKELLENNPEILQRVPQHYIASFLGITSVSLSRIRNRR; from the coding sequence ATGATAGAAGATTTCAAGACTGATAATAGCGAGTGGGATAAGTTTAAGCATCTTTTTAACCGACAAGAGGTTTCTGCAAAGACAATTCTTTTAAAGGAAGGAGAAGTTTCAAAAAAGGCATTTTACATTGAAAAAGGCTGTATAAGAATATGGTTTAATAATAATGGAAAAGACATAACATTTCAGTTTTTCTTTGAAGGAGAAGGCGTTTCATCAATAGAGAGTTTCAGAACAAATCAACCAAGTATGTTCACAATAGAATGCATAGAACCTTGCATTATACATTCTATTTCTAAAAAAGATTTCCAAACAATTCTTGACACATCTTTGGTAATTAAACAAGAAATAGAAGAGCATACTTTTCAGCGATTGGTTTTTTATCAAAGACTGTTTCTTTCTCGGATCAAGGATAGTCCTGAAAAGAGATATAAAGAATTATTAGAAAATAATCCCGAAATATTGCAACGGGTTCCACAACATTACATAGCCTCCTTTTTAGGTATTACTTCAGTTTCGTTAAGCCGTATCCGAAATAGGAGGTAA
- a CDS encoding NAD(P)H-dependent oxidoreductase, translating to MKVVIVFNHPYDGSFCNAILNSATIGFQNANHEVDIIHLDEERFNPVMSNQDLKAFIDRKPIDPKVIEYKLRLEQADHLVFIFPIWWELMPAMTKGFIDKVIFPGVAYDYATKSDYRMIPLFKKLKSVTVITTMNTPSILYRFVFGNAIKKAILTGTFWKLGYKNRKWINLSMVKIASETKRKKWLSNIEKRCSKLK from the coding sequence ATGAAAGTAGTAATCGTTTTCAATCATCCTTATGATGGCAGTTTTTGTAATGCAATATTAAATTCAGCAACCATAGGATTTCAAAATGCCAATCACGAAGTAGATATTATTCATCTTGATGAAGAAAGGTTTAATCCGGTAATGTCAAATCAAGATCTTAAAGCATTTATTGACAGAAAACCCATTGATCCAAAAGTAATAGAGTATAAGCTACGACTTGAACAAGCTGATCATTTAGTTTTTATTTTTCCTATTTGGTGGGAACTCATGCCAGCAATGACAAAGGGATTTATTGATAAAGTAATTTTCCCAGGAGTAGCTTACGATTATGCTACTAAAAGTGATTACAGAATGATTCCTCTTTTTAAAAAATTAAAAAGTGTAACTGTTATTACAACGATGAATACTCCCAGTATTTTATATCGCTTTGTGTTTGGGAATGCTATAAAAAAAGCAATTCTGACAGGGACATTTTGGAAATTGGGCTATAAAAATAGGAAATGGATAAATCTGAGCATGGTAAAAATAGCATCCGAAACAAAACGTAAAAAGTGGTTGAGTAACATTGAAAAACGATGTTCAAAGCTTAAATAG
- a CDS encoding Crp/Fnr family transcriptional regulator encodes MTEIIELSNETITLQRNEFLKVKGSIDTNIYFIESGSLKIFVLDDFEEQIIRFGYKDDLIVALDSFLTGRPSDFYIQAIKKITLKIIPKNLFVDFINKSDENKSLWINILEDLVLQQIEREKDILTTSPKERFNRVLKRSPKLFQEIPNKHIANYLRMSPETLSRLKKS; translated from the coding sequence GTGACTGAAATAATTGAACTTTCTAATGAAACAATTACCCTTCAAAGAAATGAATTCTTAAAAGTAAAAGGGAGTATCGATACCAACATTTACTTTATTGAAAGTGGGAGTTTGAAAATTTTTGTTTTAGATGATTTTGAAGAGCAAATTATACGATTTGGTTATAAAGATGATTTGATTGTTGCTTTGGATTCTTTTTTAACAGGAAGGCCTTCAGATTTTTATATACAAGCCATTAAAAAAATAACTTTAAAAATTATTCCGAAAAACTTGTTTGTCGATTTTATAAACAAATCCGATGAAAACAAAAGTCTTTGGATAAATATACTTGAAGATTTAGTTTTACAGCAAATAGAAAGAGAAAAAGACATATTAACCACTTCACCAAAAGAAAGGTTTAACAGGGTTTTAAAAAGGAGTCCAAAACTTTTTCAGGAAATACCTAATAAGCATATTGCAAATTATTTAAGGATGAGTCCTGAAACACTTTCAAGATTAAAAAAGTCTTGA
- a CDS encoding DinB family protein, with translation MKTKSENLILELIEVTRQNLNFAELLKAMNNEQLNWKENKESWSVLECLEHLNLYGDYYLPEIKKAIENTNSNNVEYFESGFLGNYFANSMLPKEKLNKMKTFKDKNPLNSKLDRETIDRFISQQQSLIELLNKSKSVNLNGVKITVSISKWIKLKLGDTFRFIINHNLRHIKQIENVQLKMGVNV, from the coding sequence ATGAAAACAAAATCAGAAAATCTAATTTTAGAATTAATTGAAGTAACAAGACAAAACCTGAATTTTGCTGAATTGCTAAAAGCAATGAACAATGAACAGCTTAACTGGAAAGAGAATAAAGAAAGTTGGAGTGTATTAGAATGCCTGGAACACCTAAATTTATATGGTGATTATTATTTGCCAGAAATAAAAAAAGCCATTGAAAACACAAACAGCAATAATGTAGAATACTTTGAAAGCGGATTTCTAGGGAATTATTTTGCTAACAGTATGCTGCCAAAAGAAAAACTGAACAAGATGAAAACATTTAAGGATAAAAATCCTTTAAACAGTAAATTGGACAGGGAGACTATAGATCGATTTATTAGCCAACAACAAAGTTTAATAGAATTGCTTAATAAATCAAAAAGTGTAAATCTAAATGGGGTTAAAATTACAGTTTCTATATCTAAATGGATAAAATTAAAATTAGGAGATACTTTTCGTTTTATCATAAACCACAACTTAAGGCATATTAAGCAAATTGAAAATGTGCAATTGAAGATGGGAGTCAATGTTTAA
- a CDS encoding fumarylacetoacetate hydrolase family protein has product MKLASIENKTRDGKLVVVSRDLTKAVDVSQIAPTMQFALDNWINVEEKLKQVYEDLNNGSVSNIIDFNEVKKMAPIPRAYHWADGSAYVTHVELVRKARNAELPESFWTDPLMYMGASDAFIGANDDIEIEDEEWGIDFESEVAVITDDVPAGISPEEAIKHIKFVTIINDVSLRNLIPNELSKQFGFYQSKPWTSFAPVVVSVDELKNEFVDGKLHLPLISILNGKVFGTPNAGIDMTFNFGQLISHAAKTRSLMAGTVIGSGTVANQGSPTGSSCIAEVRCLETIKDGKPSTSYMKFGDTIEIEMKNAAGESLFGKINQKVKKYEKK; this is encoded by the coding sequence ATGAAATTAGCTTCAATAGAAAACAAAACACGTGACGGAAAATTAGTTGTTGTAAGCAGAGATTTAACAAAAGCTGTAGACGTTTCTCAGATAGCACCGACAATGCAATTTGCTCTTGACAATTGGATTAATGTCGAAGAAAAACTAAAGCAAGTTTATGAAGATCTAAACAATGGAAGTGTCTCAAATATAATAGATTTTAATGAAGTAAAAAAAATGGCTCCAATTCCAAGAGCTTATCATTGGGCAGACGGAAGTGCTTATGTAACTCATGTTGAGTTAGTAAGAAAGGCTAGAAATGCTGAACTTCCTGAGTCGTTTTGGACAGATCCTCTTATGTATATGGGGGCTTCAGATGCTTTTATTGGAGCAAATGATGATATTGAGATTGAGGACGAAGAGTGGGGGATTGATTTTGAATCAGAAGTAGCAGTAATAACAGATGATGTACCTGCTGGAATTAGCCCAGAAGAGGCCATTAAACATATAAAGTTTGTAACAATAATCAATGATGTTTCTTTAAGAAATCTAATTCCAAATGAGCTTTCAAAACAATTTGGATTTTATCAATCGAAACCTTGGACATCTTTTGCACCAGTGGTAGTTTCTGTAGATGAGCTTAAAAATGAGTTTGTAGATGGAAAATTACATTTACCGCTAATTTCTATATTGAATGGTAAAGTTTTTGGAACACCAAACGCTGGTATAGACATGACTTTCAATTTTGGACAATTAATTTCTCACGCTGCAAAAACACGCTCCTTAATGGCAGGAACTGTTATTGGTTCTGGAACTGTTGCAAACCAGGGAAGTCCAACAGGTTCTAGTTGTATTGCAGAAGTAAGATGTTTGGAAACAATAAAAGACGGAAAGCCATCTACTTCGTATATGAAGTTTGGAGACACAATAGAGATTGAAATGAAAAATGCAGCAGGAGAATCTTTATTTGGTAAAATCAATCAAAAAGTAAAAAAGTACGAAAAGAAATAA
- a CDS encoding nucleotidyltransferase family protein — protein MNYKEELIEIIKKDNFILDILQTVKDLELNDCWIGAGLVRNKVWDVKHGIARTELNDVDVIYYNSLNLSESEDKEIEEKLKRIKPFVIWSVKNQARMHLRNNQSAYIDCENAISFWPETATSVAIRIGSNNEIGVIAPHGLDDLFNLIVKPTPNFDLKIYEKRIKEKQWGMIWKKLSY, from the coding sequence ATGAATTATAAAGAAGAACTCATTGAAATTATTAAAAAAGACAATTTTATTTTAGATATTTTACAGACAGTAAAAGATTTAGAATTAAATGATTGTTGGATTGGTGCAGGATTGGTAAGAAATAAAGTTTGGGATGTAAAACACGGGATTGCAAGAACTGAACTGAATGATGTTGATGTTATTTATTATAACTCATTAAATCTATCCGAAAGCGAAGATAAAGAGATAGAAGAAAAGCTAAAAAGGATAAAACCATTTGTTATTTGGTCAGTAAAAAACCAAGCCAGAATGCATTTACGCAATAATCAATCTGCCTATATAGATTGTGAAAATGCAATTTCATTTTGGCCAGAAACGGCAACTTCAGTAGCAATTAGGATTGGGAGTAATAATGAAATAGGAGTTATAGCTCCACATGGTTTAGATGATTTGTTTAATCTTATCGTAAAACCAACACCAAATTTTGACCTTAAAATTTATGAGAAAAGAATAAAGGAAAAACAATGGGGAATGATATGGAAAAAATTGAGTTATTAA
- a CDS encoding winged helix-turn-helix transcriptional regulator has product MNYNEFESCPLNTFFKLFSGKWKSLILYHCFKKGDIRFTELWRSIPKVSKKVLLEQLKELETSGIIQRTQINTFPPEVFYGLSEKGKSILPVISHIEDWTNTTILTQE; this is encoded by the coding sequence ATGAATTATAATGAGTTTGAAAGCTGTCCGTTAAACACTTTTTTTAAGCTTTTTTCAGGAAAATGGAAATCGTTGATTCTATATCATTGCTTCAAAAAAGGAGATATCCGTTTTACAGAACTATGGAGAAGCATACCTAAAGTTTCGAAAAAAGTTTTGCTAGAACAGTTAAAAGAATTAGAAACCTCAGGTATTATTCAACGAACACAAATCAATACATTTCCGCCAGAAGTTTTTTATGGACTTTCTGAGAAAGGTAAGTCTATACTACCAGTTATCTCACATATAGAAGATTGGACAAATACTACTATTCTTACTCAAGAATAG
- a CDS encoding MBL fold metallo-hydrolase, producing the protein MKVRLIRNATLLISINGKKILVDPMLGTKGSLGKFPWIDDMRENPLVDLPITEFELHDLIEQTDAVLLTHLHPDHWDPKAHAIIPKDMPIYCQPDDVHEIERLGFKNSIPVNENAFFDEIEMLRTNGKHGLGEIGDLMGKVSGFVLRHEEETLYIAGDTIWCDDVVNAIDEFKPTSIIVNGGGARFSIGEHVTMNTSDIKKLSDYYSGGKIVVVHLETVSPVVENRKDITDFLSTNNILGRVFVPNDGEEFLM; encoded by the coding sequence ATGAAAGTAAGATTAATAAGAAACGCTACATTGTTGATAAGCATTAACGGGAAAAAAATATTGGTAGACCCAATGTTAGGAACAAAAGGCTCTTTGGGTAAATTTCCATGGATTGATGATATGCGCGAAAATCCGTTGGTTGACCTTCCGATTACAGAATTTGAACTGCATGATTTAATCGAACAAACAGATGCTGTACTTCTGACCCATTTGCATCCTGATCATTGGGATCCTAAAGCTCACGCAATTATTCCAAAAGATATGCCTATTTACTGTCAGCCGGATGATGTTCATGAGATTGAGCGATTGGGTTTTAAAAATAGTATTCCGGTTAATGAAAACGCCTTTTTTGATGAAATCGAAATGCTTCGTACAAATGGGAAACATGGATTAGGAGAGATTGGAGATTTGATGGGAAAAGTTAGTGGTTTTGTTTTACGCCATGAGGAAGAAACTCTTTATATCGCAGGAGATACTATTTGGTGTGACGATGTTGTTAATGCAATAGATGAGTTTAAACCCACATCAATAATTGTTAATGGAGGAGGAGCAAGATTTAGTATAGGGGAACATGTTACGATGAATACATCTGATATAAAAAAACTATCGGATTATTATTCAGGAGGTAAGATTGTCGTTGTTCACCTCGAAACTGTAAGTCCTGTAGTAGAGAATAGAAAAGACATTACGGATTTCTTATCAACGAACAACATCTTAGGACGTGTATTTGTACCTAATGATGGTGAGGAATTTTTGATGTAA
- a CDS encoding helix-turn-helix domain-containing protein gives MSTTIKIISSEEFPRQFMSDASLDFDFLKTPLQIYDLNTTTEYIQIPTPLFRPDYNFIVHVTNGSAKQQVDNEVISITENDVLFVKQGHITAMKEIDQEITGHFILFEESVLNHILTKQELIQIFATNSVIKLPKETSIWLNSLFCLLGQEFRDGNSNIEICYSLMQGAFQKIISSNKEFNKAVNRGNEITFSFKELVYKYHSQNKSVSFYADKLKISVNYLNRCIKQTTGIAPKEWINNVSILQSQILLQDLTKDISEIAFELNYEDPSYFGRLFKKITGTTPSQYRSSLTHDLSE, from the coding sequence ATGAGTACTACTATTAAAATTATATCATCGGAGGAATTTCCAAGACAATTTATGTCTGATGCTTCTTTAGATTTTGATTTTTTAAAAACTCCTTTACAGATATACGATTTGAATACAACAACAGAGTATATTCAGATTCCAACTCCACTCTTTAGACCTGATTATAATTTTATCGTTCATGTTACTAATGGTAGTGCAAAACAACAAGTAGATAATGAGGTAATATCTATAACAGAGAATGATGTTTTGTTTGTAAAACAAGGACATATTACCGCAATGAAAGAAATTGATCAGGAGATAACGGGCCATTTTATTTTATTTGAGGAAAGCGTCTTAAATCATATTCTGACTAAACAGGAGTTGATACAGATTTTTGCCACTAATTCAGTTATTAAATTGCCAAAAGAAACGAGTATATGGCTTAATTCTTTGTTTTGTTTATTAGGTCAAGAGTTTCGGGATGGAAATTCCAATATTGAAATTTGTTATTCGCTGATGCAAGGAGCTTTTCAAAAAATCATTTCTTCAAATAAGGAGTTTAATAAAGCGGTAAACCGTGGTAATGAAATCACTTTTTCCTTTAAAGAATTGGTTTATAAATACCACAGCCAAAATAAATCGGTGTCCTTTTATGCCGACAAATTAAAAATTTCTGTAAATTATCTGAATAGGTGTATTAAGCAAACCACCGGAATAGCTCCAAAAGAATGGATTAATAACGTTAGCATCCTACAAAGTCAGATTCTCTTGCAAGATCTAACTAAAGATATCTCCGAAATTGCTTTTGAATTGAATTACGAAGACCCTTCTTATTTTGGACGACTTTTCAAAAAAATAACAGGTACCACTCCTTCACAGTACCGAAGTTCACTTACGCACGATTTGTCCGAGTAA
- a CDS encoding DUF6268 family outer membrane beta-barrel protein, whose translation MKKVLLLVLLTLFIGLPNKFYAQLITDGAGVGVTVNGKSSFRNLTSEDPYFGNEFKYTTYDYWLPIPSFKIGKTRILGIVNYRVLDFTFDREITTSPNCITKIKEIKPTIVVRRPFGKRWAAFGIFIPTVASDFKNSFSLDDMVFDGIFGVSKKFGEKSNLEIGIGPHVMYAFGKFLITPAISVDYKSNDGKWFAQLYWPRVNVFRNLGNSTQVGVAGSIDWTLHNLQNYKNSEGEEIDYAQFSAIHGGLQISQRLFDGVWLQLQGGVGFANKYTLFNSKNDTLSNYNAKEMPYVKMMLTYRFGK comes from the coding sequence TTGAAAAAAGTACTGTTATTGGTTTTGTTGACCTTGTTTATTGGTCTTCCAAATAAATTTTATGCTCAATTAATAACAGATGGCGCTGGGGTTGGCGTTACTGTAAACGGAAAAAGCAGCTTTAGGAATTTGACTTCTGAAGATCCGTATTTTGGAAATGAATTCAAATATACCACCTACGATTATTGGTTGCCAATACCCTCTTTTAAAATTGGAAAAACTCGTATTCTTGGTATAGTCAACTATCGAGTATTAGACTTTACATTCGATAGAGAGATCACAACTAGTCCGAATTGCATCACAAAAATAAAAGAAATCAAGCCTACCATTGTTGTACGCCGTCCTTTTGGAAAAAGATGGGCCGCTTTTGGAATTTTCATACCTACCGTAGCATCAGATTTTAAAAACTCGTTTTCGTTGGATGATATGGTATTCGATGGCATTTTTGGAGTTTCAAAAAAGTTTGGAGAAAAATCAAATCTTGAAATTGGGATTGGACCACATGTTATGTATGCTTTTGGTAAGTTTTTGATAACGCCAGCTATATCTGTAGATTATAAGAGCAATGACGGAAAATGGTTTGCTCAGCTATATTGGCCAAGAGTGAATGTTTTTCGTAATCTGGGCAATAGTACACAGGTTGGTGTGGCGGGATCTATAGACTGGACACTTCATAATTTGCAAAACTACAAGAATAGCGAAGGTGAAGAGATTGATTATGCTCAGTTCTCGGCTATTCATGGCGGTTTGCAAATTAGCCAACGTCTTTTTGATGGGGTTTGGCTTCAGTTGCAGGGAGGTGTCGGCTTTGCAAATAAATACACGCTGTTTAATTCTAAGAATGACACCCTTAGTAACTATAACGCAAAAGAAATGCCTTATGTAAAAATGATGCTAACCTACCGTTTTGGAAAATAA
- a CDS encoding DUF2141 domain-containing protein, which yields MKKLILIVLVFGVSHFVNAQQLKMNVDVTNVQKGKGTVVLNVYDKKENFLKTAYFTMVQKADQGTLKFQVDLPRGTYAITVFQDLDNNGDLKSSWLGVPKEPVGNSTNFKPDGGAPTFRDCSIHVLKNDSKITIDLY from the coding sequence ATGAAAAAATTAATTCTAATTGTTCTAGTATTTGGGGTATCACATTTTGTTAATGCGCAACAACTAAAAATGAATGTTGATGTGACCAATGTTCAAAAAGGGAAGGGGACAGTCGTACTGAATGTCTATGACAAAAAAGAGAACTTTCTTAAAACTGCCTATTTCACGATGGTTCAAAAAGCAGATCAAGGAACCTTGAAATTTCAAGTTGATTTGCCAAGAGGGACTTATGCTATTACTGTTTTTCAAGATTTGGATAATAACGGTGATCTAAAAAGCAGTTGGTTGGGAGTACCTAAAGAGCCCGTAGGAAACAGCACTAATTTTAAGCCAGATGGTGGTGCACCTACGTTTCGAGATTGCTCTATTCATGTTTTAAAAAATGATTCAAAAATTACAATAGATCTTTATTAG
- a CDS encoding YtxH domain-containing protein has translation MKTNKIILSAIGGAATGALLGVLFAPKKGSETRKTILNKSHDYVDGAKNKFKTLLRKDIKPVS, from the coding sequence ATGAAAACAAATAAAATAATATTAAGTGCTATAGGCGGCGCTGCCACTGGAGCATTACTAGGAGTTTTGTTCGCACCTAAAAAAGGTTCGGAAACAAGAAAAACAATTCTAAACAAAAGCCATGATTATGTAGATGGCGCAAAAAATAAATTCAAAACTCTACTTAGAAAGGATATCAAACCGGTATCATAA
- a CDS encoding DUF2188 domain-containing protein, whose product MPWTKTDYPNSMKNLPAAVRNKAIEIANALLEERHMDDGIAIATAISRAKDWAAEHGLKTDNPEKSRITDVKIHGQDRYVIPYENEWAIKVEGKEKVERVFHTKQEAINQARQEAKKINGSLTIQLKTGRIEKRISYNPNNKG is encoded by the coding sequence ATGCCGTGGACAAAAACAGATTATCCCAACTCCATGAAGAATCTTCCTGCTGCAGTACGAAATAAAGCCATTGAAATAGCGAATGCTTTACTTGAAGAAAGACATATGGATGATGGGATTGCAATAGCCACCGCTATTAGTAGAGCTAAAGACTGGGCTGCCGAACATGGCCTTAAGACGGATAATCCTGAAAAATCAAGGATTACCGATGTTAAAATTCATGGTCAGGATCGTTACGTAATCCCTTATGAAAACGAATGGGCTATCAAGGTAGAAGGAAAAGAAAAAGTAGAAAGGGTATTTCACACCAAGCAAGAAGCGATAAATCAGGCACGTCAGGAAGCTAAAAAAATTAACGGTTCCCTAACGATCCAATTAAAAACGGGAAGAATAGAAAAAAGAATTTCCTATAACCCTAATAATAAGGGCTAA